atatataccatgattgatgagctcatcaataccatgatttctattcccttgttatttttccatatttatccagTTGAACTTATCGAAATTTCGCTGGATTTTtaggggtacactttagtgtacaaatccaggtccgtcaattcatattcatgtgtgcacatttccatttcagagagcacactcccccgaacctcatccttacaacgAGATTATCAGACCAGACAAAATCctctgtaatataaactcatagagtattgtcgagattaccagtccaggctaaatcccctgcaatgacaattactctaacgagtttggatctgaattaccagtccaggctaaattcaaaccctaattcagattacccgtccgggctgaATCCATTATCCATATATTCTTcaggagggctatatcaggataggatcacccgtccgagctagatcctttttaccatCAATTGCTTTTCAGAGATCTAtcgaattttcttttcattcaatcgagatttattttctcttttcatcaagaatatcaatacttcatcaattatcatacaataaacatcgaAATCATATTtacatcaagaaaaatatatttcaagcatttaagaatataattcaagttacacgaacttacctcgatacttgttcgtatacaaaaatctactaatcccgaactttttcttttcctcgatctagcttcagatttgaattttctggatttaaataaataaataaatttaatcattaatttaatacgtttcatgttcatatgtaacattctatataattccattattatttatagttcatTCAGAGCTGTCTCCttgagttatagtcactaaattatttatatcttgagctacgaaaCTTCAAATTAATATCCActaattttctctgaaactagaatcatatatctttttaccataaaatttttataattttttgtttagccaataagtacagttaatTCTTTAAAGTACTCCCTGTTTTGctatttgacattttcaacccttcttcactaaaaatttacTTTCTCCCAGTACgagattcggatgatgttcccatttgtttcttttaaaaatatactcattaaggattttaaaaatataaattctaacccataattatttttttacaatttttaattattttcagaaGTCAGAATAGGAGATtttgaaatcattctgaccatgtgtcacaaaatttattatatctcataatttacaattcaattgattacaccgtttcttctattaGAAATTaaactcaataagctttaattccatatattttttcatcctctaattcaatttccacaattcatggtgatttttcaaagtgaatctactgctactgtccaaaactgttttagtgcatgatgttgattaccatttttcccctaagctttcaataaatgataatttcattcctactcaattaacctctcaattgagcttatttttcttaattaacactatattctatcactttaaactactttataacctttggaaatcaaaattttaggactagactttaattctaaacttttccacaattaggtcctacaaatcaatttcttttgaaattacctaataaaattatctcataaacaaattaaagcttcaatttcatgctatttcatcataaacttaCAACACTCAACCATGGTGACTTTCAATTTCGtccatgaaatcaaaaactaatgaatttagtaataggacctagttgtaaaagtcttggaaacacaaaaattacaagaaaaaggcaaggattaactctCTTGGTGTAAAAATTAGGAAATAacagcttgaataaacccttagaaaatttttggctgatgataatgaagaaaatatgatgagaattctagatattctaATTTGGTCCGAtctttattttagtaaattttgttattttcccattttgcccttatttcaccaattctccttttttttcaGCTTATGAAGCCCAAAGATTTTGggcttatttacaatttatgtccctctttatttaacaattgagctatttaatcattctagtaacttttactcccttttcaatttagtcattttcacttaattaactaccaaaacgtaaaaattttctaactaaattttaataccatattactaacacttcataaatatttataaaaatattttcaactcGCTTTTACGagattgaggtctcgatactttgtttttacccaattttattcaataatttcttctttttttatttaactaaccactaatttggtaatttttttatcgatattttcatattattttcttatcagattaatattcatgcaaaaatattaaattaaatttctctttaaatcgagtttgtggttacgaaaccactgttccgacaaCCCTGAATTTAGACCATTACAACTATGATAGAGGAccctaatcaaaatttgaagcaGTTTCTTCAACTCTGTGATGCTTTCAAGTATAACGGGGTGAGTGATGACGCTATTCGTCTTCGGCTGTTCCCCTTTTCTTTGATTGATAATGTTTTTTCCTGGTTAGACTTGCAGGCACTAGGATCTATCACGACATGGGATGAACTCGCTGGAAAGTTCTTGCAGAAGTTTTTCCCAATCAGTAAAGCAGTTCAACTAAGAAGAGAGATCGCTATCTTCAGATAGATGGAGGGAGAAAGTTTTTATGAGGTGTGGGAATGTTTCAAGATGTTGATTAAAAAATGCCCGCACAACGGATTTTCTGATTGGATGAGATTGCAAATATTTTAGAAAGGGGTTGATGCAAACGTACGATCTGGATTAGATGGAGCAGCAGGAGGAGCCCTTATGAACAGGACGTACGAGGACGGGTacgaaattattgaaaatatggcATTCAACTCCTGTCAATGGCCGAATGAACGATTCAC
The window above is part of the Gossypium raimondii isolate GPD5lz chromosome 9, ASM2569854v1, whole genome shotgun sequence genome. Proteins encoded here:
- the LOC105797621 gene encoding uncharacterized protein LOC105797621, whose translation is MIEDPNQNLKQFLQLCDAFKYNGVSDDAIRLRLFPFSLIDNVFSWLDLQALGSITTWDELAGKFLQKFFPISKAKGVDANVRSGLDGAAGGALMNRTYEDGYEIIENMAFNSCQWPNERFTYGLKPVTVKAIQEDDKYQQIVDSLNRIESASTPSMHGGDKSLFH